The DNA segment GGCGTCTTCGGCGTCGCCAAGGACACCAACGAGGACACCAACCCGACCGCGGTCGCCGCGATCGCTCCCGGCACCGGCACGATCTTCACCAACGTCGCCTACAACGCCGACACCCAGGACGTGTGGTGGGAGGGCAAGACGCCGCAGCCGCCGGCCGACGTCACCGGCTGGCGGGACTGGACCGGTGCGCTGGTCTCCGAGCGGCCGGAGGGCAGCGACGTCTCGCCGTGGGCCCACCCGAACAGCCGGTTCACCACCACCCTGGCCAACGTGCCGAACATCGCGCCGGACTACGAGAGGCCGCAGGGCGTGCCGATCGACGCGATCATCTTCGGCGGGCGCACGCGTGACCGCGAGCCGCTCGTGCGCGCGATCACCGACCTCGCCGAAGGCGTGTACGACGGCCTGACGCTGGGCGCCGAGGCGACGTTCGCCGCCGAGGGCACCGAGGGCGTGCTGCGCTACGACCCCATGTCGATGCGCCCGTTCATGGCCGTGCCGGAGGGCCGCTACGCCGCACTGTGGCTGGAGATCATCGGCTCGGCGACGGAGAAGCCGCTGTTCGCCCACGTCAACTGGTTCCAGCGCGATCCCGAGGACGGCCACTTCCTGTGGCCGGGGTACCGCGACAACCTGCGGGCCCTGCTCTGGCTGATGCAGCTCAAGGCCGGCGAGGTCAGCGGCACGGAGACGCCGGTCGGCATCGTGCCCGCACCGGAGGAGCTGGACCTGCGCGGCATGGACCTCCCCGCCCACGACCTCGAGCGGCTGCTCACCATCGACACCGCCCGCTGGGAGCAGGAGATGACCCACCGGGAGGAGCACCTGAGCGCCTTCAGCGGTCTGCCGGAGGAGATCTGGGCGGCACATCGCCGCGTCACCCAGGCCCTGGAGTCCGGGTCGCCGTGACCGTCGGCCGCGCCCTGCACCCCACTCCGGCGCGGCTCCCACCGGCTCCTCGTGCCAGGCTCCGGGCATGGCCTTCGACCTGCACCGAGCCGATGGCGACGTGATCCGCTACGGCGACGACGCCCGCTTCAGCTTCACCGCCACGGGTCACCTCGTCGTCTACGACGCCGGTGGCACCAAGACCGTGTACAGCCACCACAGCTGGGACCGGATCGAGGAACCGGTACCGGCGCCGGAAGGGTGAGCAGCGAGGACCTCACGGTGGCCGACCGCGCGGGTCGACGGTCAGACCCGCTCAGCCACCATGTCGAAGTCGAGGTCCAGGTACCGCCCGACCATGCCCTTCGCCCCGGTGATCCCGAAGGCGTGCCGGTCCAGATGGCCGGCCCGGGCATGCACCCGCATGCCGGGCACCTCCGGGCTCACCCGGTCGATCACGACGTCCACCGGCACAGCCGTGCCGTGGGCGGTGACCGTCCCGCTGAGCACCCAGTGGTCGCCCTCCTCCCGCAGCCCGCGAGACGCGAACGAGATCTCCGGGTGCGTCGCGCAGTCCAGCAGCGAGGCACCGACGACGTCCCGGTCCCGCTTGGCGTTGCCCGAGCTGAACGACGTCG comes from the Modestobacter italicus genome and includes:
- a CDS encoding YceI family protein, producing the protein MTVASSPSVQAPPSGTYRVLPQVSTVSYSGRHLFGLGTVHATFAVTSGEVQVRDPVAESTVVVHMDPTSFSSGNAKRDRDVVGASLLDCATHPEISFASRGLREEGDHWVLSGTVTAHGTAVPVDVVIDRVSPEVPGMRVHARAGHLDRHAFGITGAKGMVGRYLDLDFDMVAERV